The stretch of DNA ATCATTCTCATTTTTGTAGTTTTATTACTGTATTGTTCCTGAATTTGATGGGTATATATGtcataaaacaaacaaacaagagTACATATATAACTCCAAAAGAAGACACCCATATTTATAAAAGGGTACAACTTAATTAAagctttattttctattattgtgAAAAACTAATATGTTGTTATTGAAAACATTGAAGTCGAATACTTATTAGTTTCTACACATgctaattttgaaattaaacttaaaaataacatatttaaaaaattaagaaatatagattaattgattttacatgAGTAACACATAAAGTTAACTTaacctttaaaatatattataaattggaaATTTCACCATAAGTTCTTATCGAAGATAATAATTTTCCTATGCTtgaataaacttattttaaaattatcatgcaAAGGTCGTAGTAATTCCGTTGTgtctttaattaataattaatgaatccgcgtttttgttgtatttgacgtgagaataaagaaagaaaacatgagttAAAAATGTGCATTGAAACAGCCAAAAGATTCTCCAGAGTGTCTTTGTTATGTAGAGTGATTCTTGAAAGTGTTTTTTAAGtatagaatattattttattttctctttataaaTATGGTTATTTTAACAAGTCTCAACATGAAAAAAGTAAGATGATgctatgaaaaataaaaaatattataaaaccaAACAGTTTTAGTAAACAgatgttttcttaaatttaaaaaagttcgataatataaattaaattaaaataaaataatttctcatttttaaaatttttattttgaatatttaagcATATTGCAATAATAGTgtaatagatttatttatttattttaattgaaaaaaagagtAGAAAAGCGCCGCCTTAAGCAGATAGAGGAAGATTGGAGGAAGGTAGACATCGTTGGTGGCAGTTGGAGGGTATGTGTCTGCTTCTAACTTTGTGGACCACATCACTGTTCTTTTTTTAACTgctaaatttaatgtttttttcttttttcgatGAAAGGTTCGTACTCATCTATAatagatttattaaaataatagtatatatatatatatatatatatataatttaatgatCACAAGATTCATAAGTACACGaaagttttttttgtttaaggGTAATTTGGTCCttcaaaattttgttcaatatataaatgattaatatataagtaaatatgatttatttttattttatgatacttATAtacttgattttaaaatatattattcattaattttaatattttaaaatatttttaaagatttgtCATCACATAAATAGgtgtataaaaaatttgattttttatattaaaattagattacaaagtaaatataaaagaatgaataaaaagattttcaattcttcattcttcatttcaatttaaaattgtataattctCTATTAAGttttagatttattattttttcttcaaacatGTTATActatttacttcaaaatattaatacaagTTGATACATAAAAccaacataattattaaaattttaaaagtacaaCAATTCTCCTTAATCTAATATAAACCTTTTGGTTAGATAATTTCTACACTTATAAGGGTAATTAAATAACTTAGAATGTAAAAGTAGTCACTCTCTTAatctatcttttaaaaatataaataatatttttaatatatattataaacaaaaagtataaaatttataaaaaaagagttTGTTGTTTGTCTTTGATCATAATAACTCATCCAAAtatattgttgaaaaaaaaaacagaaacagtgagaaaaaaaaagttttaccaagatatttcaaagtttaatgtaagattaaatatgtttttattttgtatatttagaCGTGAATTTGATACAGTCATCtccaataatattaatattttttatatgttaaactatattttaaattcacatttaaGTTACGATATATCAAATAGtgtaaaataattcaaatattaatctataacataaaaaaattgataattatattttagtgttTAAGTTATAATGTCCATAAGTTTATTCCTTTACCAAGTAATAGATTTGATTCTTCAGTacatacaataaaattaatattaattacagagaatgcagcaataaattttttctttattacaaatataattatttatgataaacttttaaaataaaagttaccaAAGAAAACAttctgaaaaaagaaaatgaatatattaaatattagatCTGATTGGAGGAGAAACAATGCACAGACAAGagagattataaaataaaataaagaaatgtttataaaaaaaatatttagtagaTCTAACAGCATCCATAGCCTAGTTTAGTTTAATCGGAGTCTATTCATGAGAAATTATGCGTCACCTCTAACTTCTTTTGCATTGTCTTTTACATCTATACATTATATTAAACATCCTGAATTGGCATATATGCCACATAATGTCATctattcctaattttttttcaggAAGTGGAAACTTTTAAACGTGTAGACCTGAATTAGAAAAAACGTGTGAACCGAACCTATGAGAAGGTGCATGAAGATCCACGCGTTGAGCCCTATTCAGTTATTTTGAGTGAATTGTGAAAGAAACATCATAGTATGAACACAAAAGGATTACTTTGTCTTCTATGATGCAAAGAGAGTTTGAGGTGAAATTGGGTACCTTAATTCATTTTCTAATTACAAGAGATACTGTCTCTTGCTCCAATTCTTAGTACTTTCTTAGTTCTGCATCATTCATTCACATGTAAAATGAAAACCTCAGATCCATGCCTTACCTAATACGCACACAGGTAAAACGAATCAAAACCATAAACTATTATTGTTAATGACACTTTGGCATTTAGTAATGTTAGGACCATTTGCATTCAATTCAATGCATTCGATGTTAATGCCAGTAAATAAATGAACAGAGTCAACGtccatttttaatgtattaacaaataaaatatatgaaaaaaaaatacatataataattaagcACAATGTGTAAAATGCTTAAACCTCATTTTTATCTAGAAACCATATTTATATACACCAAACATCCTCATCCTTTCTGTTCAAATCATTGCATACTCTAAAAAATTACTgtaatattttttctctcaaaatttttccaatttatatatatatatatataaaaaaaatgatacatGCACTTACATGCGTGAAGCTTAATACAATTCCAGTGTACATACACTGTATCCGTGTTTGGTTCCGCGTTTTCTTGCATCTTTGACGTGAAAATTCAAAGCTATAAATACACGTTTGGCCTTAAGTGAGAAATTGACGTGATTTTAACCGGAAATAAAACCAAAACAGCTTCTAATTCTTAAGTGGTCACTGACTCGACTTCAAATTGGATCCACATTCTACACCATCACCTAACATAGttattaattaagaaaactattatacgattatataaatatattaattattagacACATTGAACATGAATCAGTGTTGAGTTCCACTAACAACGAAGAAAGATGCAAAGAGAGGATTCAACTGAAATTAACAGTGAAACCGACAGTGTCGCCACCACTTGCTGCACCCCTCATGCCACTCTGTGCTTTCATGATGGCAGAATTCTCACATTAAACTCATTCGAATCATAAATTATTCTTCCAAAACACGCCAAattagatagatagatatactttaattattttaaaatatataaaattattgaatggaataaataaatcaattgaattgaatcaaattgCAATCTGCAACATTGAAAGTACAACCTAAACAGGAGAACTGGTCCTGTACTATCCAACAAAATTCCAAGCACTATGTACAAAATCAAGTTATATATCACTCAAAATTCTCCAAATAATTGGAAAATCAAGATAAATCTAAGCAAGTAAATTCACTGAAAATGAGGGATTTCAATTTTGGGAATCACGAAGAGACGCTGCTTCTTCATCACAGGGTGAGGGCTCTCAACCTCGTCTTCTCCGACCTTGGTCGCGAATTCAGGAAAAGCAGGGATATTCAGATCAAAATCCCGGTGATGATGACCGTGACTCACGGTGTGAGTGGACCCCACACCTTCAGAGGCGGTTACCATACTGTTTCCGTTGTTATTGTTACTGTTGTTCCCTTCGTAGTGACAACGTTTGTGTCCACCAAGAGCCTGTCCAGTGGGGAAGGACTTGTGGCAGATGGAGCACTCATGGGCACGACAGCCGGAAGCGGTCGTACTGACGGTGCTGGTGGCGGTGATGCCAGAGGAGGTAGGCTGGTCGTCGGCCACGGCGAGTTTTCGGTGGCTGGCCTTGTGTCCCCCGAGAGCTTGGTAAGAGGGGAAGGTTTTGTCACAAACAGAGCATTTGTAGGTGAGTTTGGTGGAAGGATCTGGGGTGGGGTGTTGTGACGGTGAAACGGTGGTGTGGCGGTTAGTTGCGGTGGTAACGGTGgcggcggtggtggtggtgccgCGAGCGAGCATGATGAGGCAGAGAGCGAGGTACTCTTCCTCTGAAGGATGGTCGCGGGAACGCTTGGAACGCTTGCGTTTTGCCCATGGAATGGTTGGGTCTTCGAAAGAGAAAGATGGAGCAGTTGCAGTGGGTGAGTTGAGTGCTTCCAGAGCCATGTGTGTGAGTGTTTGatatgaatgagaaaaagaagaagaagaagaaaagaaatgtatagaGAGAAATTGAAGGTGTGAGAGTGATGTTTGGTTTGTGTTTGATTGAGTTAGGAGTGAGAGTGGGTGAAGGTGTTTATATAAGGAGGTGAAGGAAGTTGCGTGAGAAGTGGTGTGCAAGTGCAAGGtaagatttatttaaatataaaatcatttattatatatgagaAATAAGAGATAGGAAAAGTAGAAGAGGTTTTGGGGAGTTTCTTGGTGTGCAAGAGTGGTCAAAGAGGTGTCACTGTGGGAGTGTGAGAGTGGGACTGGTTCCAAATTCAAAGTTGGTAGTCAAAATGTAAAAGAGAGTTGGACCAAAACTCTACAGCAGCCTGCACACGTCAACAATACTCATCTTTTCGTTGTCAACATCTTTTCGGCCGACCCTTAAAACCTCTATTATTCTGCAACTTGGAAACTCAtcattcattcttttttttttctttttgcttctTCAACCTCTCccatttatgattttttttgcataattatGTTTGGATTTCCataaaatttgatgttataTATGTGTGATGAGTAAAATATGGGCTTTAATGCACtaataaaaagaaatggaagtttGTGTTATTAAATGATATCATTGATAAGCAGAAGTAAATACAGTGATTGTTTAGTATttcaaagttttttctttttgttgatgGAGGTTTTCAAACTTTTCTTGtttaattgatttatatatgtatatatattaatcatatgTGATGATAGAAATTAGACATAATTTATAAAAGCCCAATTGTCTTATTGTCTTGTCCCTGAAGTGACTTAAAGAGTGATCATAAAGTTTGTGcacaaataattcaaatatgagGTGTGTTATGTCTAACATGTAATATTATAATCttcatttgtttattattatatattatgataaaaataactgTCAAATAACATTTTGGAGATGT from Vigna unguiculata cultivar IT97K-499-35 chromosome 8, ASM411807v1, whole genome shotgun sequence encodes:
- the LOC114195561 gene encoding zinc finger protein ZAT10-like; protein product: MALEALNSPTATAPSFSFEDPTIPWAKRKRSKRSRDHPSEEEYLALCLIMLARGTTTTAATVTTATNRHTTVSPSQHPTPDPSTKLTYKCSVCDKTFPSYQALGGHKASHRKLAVADDQPTSSGITATSTVSTTASGCRAHECSICHKSFPTGQALGGHKRCHYEGNNSNNNNGNSMVTASEGVGSTHTVSHGHHHRDFDLNIPAFPEFATKVGEDEVESPHPVMKKQRLFVIPKIEIPHFQ